Proteins from one Bacteroides zhangwenhongii genomic window:
- a CDS encoding Cbp1 family collagen-binding glycoprotein adhesin, translated as MKKLAVLFVCVAMLASCDSFKGGNKDLKAENDSLLMELTQRNAELDDMMGTFNEVQEGFRKINAAESRVDLQRGTITENSASAKQQIASDIEFISKQMEENKAQIAKLQAQLKNSKYNSTQLKKAVEALTAELNAKQQRIEELQTELASKNIRIQELDAAVSDLSAEKETLAAENEAKAKTVAEQEKSLNAAWFVFGTKSELKAQKILQSGDVLKSADFNKDYFTQIDIRTTKEIKLYSKRAELLTTHPAGSYELVKDDKGQLTLKITNPTEFWSVSKYLVIQVK; from the coding sequence ATGAAAAAGTTAGCAGTTTTATTTGTGTGCGTAGCCATGTTGGCTTCGTGTGATAGCTTTAAAGGTGGAAATAAAGACTTGAAGGCTGAAAATGATTCTCTTTTGATGGAACTTACCCAGCGCAATGCTGAACTGGATGATATGATGGGGACTTTCAATGAAGTACAGGAAGGTTTCCGTAAGATCAACGCTGCCGAAAGCCGTGTGGACTTACAACGCGGAACGATCACTGAGAATTCAGCCAGTGCGAAACAACAGATTGCTTCCGACATCGAGTTTATATCTAAACAGATGGAAGAGAACAAGGCACAGATTGCCAAGTTGCAGGCTCAACTGAAGAATAGTAAGTATAACTCTACTCAACTGAAGAAAGCGGTTGAGGCTTTGACAGCTGAGTTAAATGCAAAACAACAGCGTATTGAAGAACTCCAGACTGAATTGGCTTCTAAGAATATACGTATTCAGGAATTGGATGCTGCCGTTAGCGATCTTTCTGCAGAAAAAGAAACATTGGCTGCCGAAAACGAGGCAAAAGCTAAAACCGTTGCCGAGCAGGAAAAGAGCCTGAACGCAGCATGGTTTGTATTCGGTACAAAATCAGAGTTAAAAGCTCAGAAGATTCTTCAAAGCGGAGATGTGCTGAAAAGTGCTGATTTCAACAAGGATTATTTCACTCAAATCGATATCCGTACAACTAAAGAAATCAAGTTGTACTCTAAGCGTGCCGAACTGTTGACTACTCATCCGGCAGGTTCATACGAATTGGTGAAAGACGATAAAGGTCAGTTGACATTGAAAATTACTAATCCTACTGAATTCTGGAGTGTATCCAAATACTTGGTCATCCAGGTAAAATAG
- the rsmI gene encoding 16S rRNA (cytidine(1402)-2'-O)-methyltransferase — translation MGKLYVVPTPVGNLEDMTFRAVKVLKEVDLILAEDTRTSGILLKHFEIKNAMQSHHKFNEHKTVESVVNRIKAGETVALISDAGTPGISDPGFLVVRECVRNGIEVQCLPGATAFVPALVASGLPNEKFCFEGFLPQKKGRQTRLKALAEERRTMVFYESPHRLLKTLTQFAEYFGMERQATVSREISKLHEETVRGSLAELIERFTATEPRGEIVIVLAGIDD, via the coding sequence ATGGGAAAGCTATATGTAGTGCCGACGCCGGTAGGGAATCTGGAAGACATGACCTTTCGGGCTGTCAAAGTCTTGAAAGAAGTCGATCTGATTTTGGCGGAAGACACACGCACTTCCGGAATCTTGCTGAAACATTTTGAAATAAAGAACGCAATGCAATCACACCATAAATTTAATGAACATAAAACGGTGGAAAGTGTTGTTAATAGAATAAAGGCAGGTGAAACGGTGGCATTAATTTCGGACGCCGGAACACCCGGAATCTCAGATCCCGGATTTTTGGTTGTTCGTGAATGCGTACGCAACGGCATTGAAGTGCAGTGCCTGCCGGGAGCGACCGCTTTTGTTCCGGCGCTTGTTGCATCGGGATTGCCGAATGAGAAGTTCTGTTTTGAGGGATTCCTTCCTCAGAAGAAAGGACGACAGACACGATTGAAGGCATTGGCGGAAGAACGCCGTACTATGGTGTTTTATGAATCGCCCCACCGTCTGTTGAAGACGTTGACGCAGTTTGCCGAGTATTTCGGTATGGAGCGTCAGGCAACCGTGTCGCGAGAAATATCCAAACTCCATGAAGAAACAGTTCGGGGTAGTTTGGCTGAATTGATAGAGCGCTTTACCGCTACCGAACCGCGTGGCGAGATTGTGATAGTATTAGCAGGAATAGACGATTAA
- a CDS encoding thymidine kinase, with translation MVLFSEDHIQETRRRGRIEVICGSMFSGKTEELIRRMKRAKFAKQRVEIFKPAIDTRYSEEDVVSHDSHSIASTPIDSSASILLFTSEIDVVGIDEAQFFDSGLVDVCNQLANNGIRVIVAGLDMDFKGNPFGPMPQLCAIADEVSKVHAICVKCGQLASFSHRTVKNEKQVLLGETSEYEPLCRECYLRAREEDEKQI, from the coding sequence ATGGTACTATTTTCAGAAGACCACATACAGGAGACAAGAAGAAGAGGTAGAATCGAAGTTATCTGCGGCTCCATGTTCTCCGGAAAGACAGAGGAGTTAATCCGCAGAATGAAAAGGGCAAAGTTTGCCAAACAACGTGTAGAGATATTCAAACCGGCCATCGATACACGTTACTCGGAAGAAGACGTAGTCTCTCACGACAGTCATTCCATCGCCTCCACCCCTATTGATTCATCAGCCAGTATCCTGCTGTTTACTTCCGAGATAGATGTAGTAGGTATCGATGAAGCACAATTTTTCGACAGTGGGCTGGTCGACGTATGCAATCAGCTTGCCAATAACGGTATACGCGTCATTGTAGCCGGACTGGATATGGACTTCAAAGGTAATCCGTTCGGACCTATGCCTCAATTATGCGCCATAGCCGACGAAGTTTCCAAAGTTCATGCAATCTGTGTAAAATGCGGACAGTTGGCTTCTTTCTCTCATCGTACAGTGAAGAATGAAAAACAGGTTCTTTTGGGCGAAACGTCCGAATACGAGCCTTTGTGCAGGGAATGTTATCTCCGTGCACGCGAAGAAGACGAAAAGCAAATATAA
- a CDS encoding AI-2E family transporter, whose translation MERKKITFDSFIRGSIGCVLVVGILMLVERLSGVLLPFFIAWLIAYMIYPLVKLFQYKLRLKSRILSIFCALFLISAIGITVFYLLVPPMISEMSRMNDLLVTYLTNGAGNNVPKNLSEFIHEYVDLQALNRILSEENILAAIKDTVPRLWTLLAESLNILFSIFTSFIILLYVVFILLDYEAIAEGWLHLLPNKYRTFASNLVRDVQDGMNKYFRGQALVAFCVGILFSIGFLIIDFPMAIALGLFIGALNMVPYLQIIGFFPTVLLAILKAADTGENFWIIIACALAVFAVVQIIQDTFLVPKIMGKITGLNPAIILLSLSIWGSLMGMLGMIIALPLTTLMLSYYQRFIINKEKIKYDEAEITDNQETNHKEIK comes from the coding sequence ATGGAAAGAAAGAAGATAACATTCGACAGTTTCATACGCGGCTCTATCGGATGTGTATTAGTAGTAGGAATATTGATGCTTGTAGAACGTCTCAGCGGAGTGTTATTGCCTTTCTTCATTGCCTGGTTGATTGCTTATATGATTTATCCGTTAGTCAAGCTCTTCCAATATAAGCTACGATTGAAAAGCCGTATCCTTTCCATTTTCTGTGCTTTGTTTCTGATTAGCGCTATCGGAATCACCGTATTTTATTTGCTAGTACCGCCTATGATTTCCGAAATGAGCAGAATGAACGATTTATTAGTGACTTATCTCACCAATGGAGCCGGAAACAATGTACCTAAGAATCTCTCCGAGTTCATTCACGAATATGTTGATCTTCAAGCATTGAACCGTATATTAAGTGAGGAGAATATCCTGGCGGCAATCAAGGATACCGTACCCAGACTGTGGACATTGCTTGCAGAATCCCTCAATATCTTATTCAGTATCTTTACCTCCTTTATCATATTATTATATGTAGTCTTTATATTGTTGGATTATGAAGCAATAGCCGAAGGATGGTTGCATCTGTTACCGAATAAGTACCGTACATTTGCATCCAATCTGGTACGTGACGTACAGGATGGCATGAATAAGTATTTCCGTGGTCAGGCGCTAGTTGCTTTTTGCGTAGGTATTCTTTTTAGCATAGGTTTCTTGATTATCGACTTCCCGATGGCTATCGCTTTGGGACTCTTCATCGGCGCTCTGAATATGGTTCCCTACTTGCAGATCATCGGTTTCTTTCCTACCGTCCTACTAGCTATTCTCAAAGCTGCAGATACCGGAGAGAATTTCTGGATCATCATCGCATGTGCATTGGCTGTCTTCGCTGTTGTTCAAATCATACAAGATACTTTCCTCGTCCCCAAAATCATGGGAAAGATCACCGGCCTAAACCCTGCCATCATTCTCTTGTCTCTCTCTATCTGGGGTTCATTGATGGGAATGCTCGGCATGATTATTGCTCTGCCGTTAACGACTTTAATGCTTTCATACTACCAACGTTTTATTATCAATAAAGAAAAGATAAAATATGACGAAGCAGAAATAACTGATAATCAAGAAACAAACCATAAAGAGATAAAATAA
- a CDS encoding site-specific integrase, with protein MSMKRNYFSVLFYIKKAKLLKNGEAPICLRITVNGKRAEIQIKRSVEIGKWNAQRECAIGKDRKYLELNHYLETVRTRVLRIHRELEQDDKPITAEILKKLFYGEKQTPKMLLEVFKEHNAKYRELIGKDVVKATVLRYERTVRYLEEFLKKEYRLNDIPLCNINREFISNFEFFIKTEKSCAQNTTVKYLKNLKKIITLALTNKWMTDNPFFGVRFKQTQSNREFLSEEELHIIMEKEFNIPRLEIVRDIFVFCCLSGLAFTDIKHLRPGHITKDPNGEDWIRKPREKTNNMCHIPLLDIPALIAEKYKNNPICVQKNMVLPVPCNQRMNSYLKEIADLCGITKKLTTHVARHGKFSFLLKFRHLQNISA; from the coding sequence ATGAGTATGAAAAGAAATTATTTTTCGGTCCTTTTCTACATCAAGAAGGCCAAATTATTGAAAAACGGAGAGGCTCCTATCTGCCTGAGAATAACCGTAAATGGGAAACGTGCGGAAATTCAAATCAAGCGCAGTGTGGAAATTGGCAAGTGGAATGCCCAAAGGGAATGTGCGATTGGTAAGGACAGAAAGTATCTGGAACTTAACCACTATCTGGAAACAGTACGTACCCGCGTACTTCGTATTCATCGTGAACTGGAACAGGATGATAAACCTATCACAGCTGAAATTCTGAAGAAGTTATTCTATGGTGAAAAACAAACTCCCAAGATGTTATTGGAGGTTTTCAAAGAACATAACGCAAAGTATCGTGAGCTAATAGGGAAAGATGTGGTGAAAGCTACGGTGCTCCGTTATGAGAGAACTGTACGATATCTTGAGGAGTTCTTGAAAAAAGAATATCGATTAAACGATATACCTCTGTGCAATATCAATCGTGAGTTCATATCCAATTTTGAATTCTTTATCAAAACTGAAAAAAGTTGTGCGCAGAATACAACTGTTAAATATTTAAAGAACCTAAAGAAAATTATCACATTGGCACTTACAAATAAATGGATGACGGATAATCCATTCTTCGGAGTCAGGTTCAAACAAACCCAATCTAACCGAGAATTTCTCAGCGAGGAAGAATTACATATTATTATGGAAAAAGAATTTAATATACCTCGTTTAGAAATAGTACGCGACATTTTTGTTTTTTGTTGCCTGTCTGGATTAGCATTTACGGATATAAAACATTTACGTCCTGGGCATATTACAAAAGATCCTAATGGGGAAGATTGGATTCGAAAGCCTCGTGAAAAAACAAATAACATGTGTCACATACCGTTGCTTGACATTCCCGCATTAATAGCTGAAAAATACAAGAACAATCCGATCTGTGTACAAAAGAACATGGTGCTTCCTGTACCTTGTAATCAACGGATGAACAGTTATTTGAAAGAAATTGCCGATCTGTGTGGAATTACTAAAAAGTTGACAACCCATGTGGCAAGACATGGCAAATTTTCTTTCTTGCTAAAATTCAGGCACTTGCAAAATATTTCAGCTTAA
- a CDS encoding hybrid sensor histidine kinase/response regulator → MDKLHIKIILGYIIIFVLICTISCVWYSEWNEVESLEANNQRIDELRKEVNRIHIRLIELSLSGETVLDWDEADLANYHAQRIALDSTLCLFNKIHSIERVDSVRSLLEDKERQMFQIVRLMDEQQSINKKIASQSPVIVQNIVQEQPKKPKRKGFLGIFGKKEETKPTTTTTTLRSPNRSIVSEQKEQSRRLSEQADSLAARNADLNRQLKGLICQIENKVQADLQGREDEIIAMREKSFMQVGGLMGFVLLLLLISYIIIYRDAKSIKRYKRKTTDLIGQLEQSVQRNEALIASRKKAVHTITHELRTPLTAITGYTELLRKECSKGNNVHFFQSIQQSSNRMREMLNTLLDFFRLDNGKEQPKMLPCRILAIAQTLETEFMPIAMNKGLSLTVNNVSDTVVLTDKERIIQIGNNLLSNAVKFTEEGGVSLTTDYNNGILTLVVEDTGTGMTEDEQQRVFGAFERLSNAAAKDGFGLGLAIVKNIVTMLSGKIRLESEKGKGSRFTMEIPMQKVDEVPEKEIQIYRRKDRNLNVVVIDNDEVLLLMLKEMYAQEGIHCDTCTDTAELMEMIRRKEYNLLLTDLNMPHINGFELLELLRSSNVGNSQTIPVVVATASGSCDAEELLERGFAGCLFKPFSISELMEVSDRCAIKTTPNEKIDFSALLSYGNEAVMLEKLITETEKEMQAVRDAAKEKYLQKLDALTHHLRSSWEILRADQPLRVLYRVLHNGVTPDDNTIQQAVNSVLDRGAEIVQQAKEERRKYENG, encoded by the coding sequence ATGGATAAGTTGCACATAAAAATCATACTGGGTTATATCATAATTTTCGTATTGATATGTACAATTTCCTGTGTGTGGTATTCTGAGTGGAATGAAGTAGAATCGCTGGAAGCTAACAATCAGCGAATTGATGAATTGCGGAAAGAAGTAAACCGTATTCATATCCGACTGATAGAGCTTTCTTTGTCAGGAGAAACTGTATTGGATTGGGACGAAGCGGATTTAGCGAATTACCATGCCCAACGCATTGCATTGGACAGCACATTGTGCCTGTTCAATAAAATTCATTCGATTGAGCGTGTTGACAGCGTGCGCAGTCTTTTGGAAGATAAGGAACGACAGATGTTCCAAATTGTCAGGTTAATGGATGAACAACAATCTATCAACAAAAAGATTGCCAGTCAATCACCGGTTATTGTGCAGAATATTGTGCAGGAACAGCCCAAGAAGCCCAAGCGTAAAGGTTTCTTGGGCATCTTCGGCAAAAAAGAGGAAACGAAACCAACGACAACAACGACTACGCTCCGTTCACCCAATAGAAGCATAGTCAGCGAACAAAAAGAGCAAAGCCGTCGATTGTCGGAACAAGCCGACAGTCTTGCTGCCCGCAATGCAGATCTTAACAGGCAGTTGAAGGGGCTAATCTGTCAAATAGAAAATAAGGTACAAGCCGACCTGCAAGGGCGGGAAGACGAAATAATCGCTATGCGTGAAAAGTCATTCATGCAAGTAGGCGGTCTGATGGGATTTGTTCTTTTGCTGTTGTTAATTTCCTACATCATCATATATCGTGATGCAAAGAGCATCAAACGATACAAGCGCAAGACAACGGATTTGATAGGGCAACTGGAACAATCCGTACAACGGAACGAGGCTCTGATTGCTTCAAGAAAGAAGGCGGTGCATACCATCACCCACGAACTGCGTACACCACTGACTGCAATAACAGGCTATACCGAATTGTTGCGGAAAGAGTGTAGCAAGGGTAACAATGTGCATTTTTTTCAAAGCATACAACAGTCTTCCAACCGTATGCGGGAGATGCTCAACACACTGCTGGACTTCTTCCGTTTGGACAACGGCAAGGAACAGCCCAAAATGCTACCTTGCCGGATATTAGCAATCGCACAGACCCTTGAAACGGAGTTTATGCCAATAGCCATGAACAAAGGGCTGTCGCTAACAGTAAATAACGTAAGCGATACCGTGGTATTGACCGACAAAGAGCGAATAATCCAAATCGGGAACAACCTGCTGTCAAATGCCGTCAAGTTCACGGAGGAAGGTGGTGTATCACTTACAACAGACTACAATAACGGAATTTTGACCCTTGTCGTTGAGGATACGGGCACAGGCATGACCGAAGATGAACAGCAACGGGTATTCGGTGCGTTTGAACGCCTTTCAAATGCCGCCGCAAAGGACGGCTTCGGACTTGGGCTTGCCATTGTGAAGAATATAGTGACGATGCTTAGTGGTAAAATCCGTTTGGAAAGTGAGAAGGGTAAAGGAAGCCGTTTCACGATGGAGATACCCATGCAGAAAGTCGATGAAGTGCCGGAAAAAGAGATACAGATTTATCGGCGAAAGGACAGAAACCTAAATGTTGTAGTCATTGACAATGATGAGGTGCTACTCCTGATGCTGAAAGAGATGTATGCCCAAGAAGGGATACACTGCGATACCTGCACGGATACGGCGGAACTGATGGAAATGATACGCCGGAAAGAATACAACTTGTTGCTGACGGATCTGAATATGCCCCATATAAACGGTTTCGAGCTGCTGGAACTTCTGCGCTCGTCCAACGTGGGCAATTCTCAGACAATCCCCGTGGTTGTGGCAACCGCTTCGGGCAGTTGCGATGCGGAGGAACTTTTGGAACGTGGCTTTGCCGGATGCCTGTTCAAGCCGTTTTCCATATCGGAACTGATGGAGGTTTCCGACAGATGCGCCATAAAAACAACTCCCAATGAAAAGATTGATTTTTCTGCTTTATTATCCTACGGCAATGAAGCCGTCATGTTGGAAAAGTTGATAACGGAAACCGAGAAAGAAATGCAGGCGGTTCGTGATGCAGCAAAAGAGAAATACCTGCAAAAACTGGATGCCCTGACACACCATCTGCGCAGTTCGTGGGAGATACTTCGCGCCGACCAACCGTTAAGGGTGCTTTATAGAGTGCTTCACAATGGGGTAACGCCAGATGATAACACCATTCAGCAAGCGGTTAATTCTGTGCTTGATAGAGGTGCGGAGATAGTTCAACAGGCAAAAGAAGAAAGGAGAAAATACGAAAATGGATAA
- a CDS encoding NAD(P)H-dependent oxidoreductase, with protein sequence MSSNILLLSAHPNIGGSKACAAMLEAVKELKNVKVVDIYNTPLEVENYIDDVKNADVLVFQFPFWWGSAPGRLKDWLDTFMLGFMENPGMKGKKLLVATTTGVAAEEYHAGGAEGFTIDEILRPYQVTAMYSGMTYLRPFAIYGTMMPDAEERIAEGSKAYKALLETL encoded by the coding sequence ATGAGTAGCAACATTTTACTTTTATCGGCACATCCTAATATTGGAGGGTCGAAAGCATGTGCAGCCATGCTTGAAGCAGTCAAAGAGTTGAAAAATGTCAAGGTGGTAGATATCTATAATACTCCCCTTGAAGTAGAAAATTACATCGACGATGTAAAAAACGCCGATGTGCTCGTGTTCCAATTCCCATTTTGGTGGGGAAGTGCCCCCGGTCGCCTCAAAGACTGGCTTGACACATTCATGCTCGGATTTATGGAAAATCCCGGTATGAAAGGCAAGAAACTCCTTGTGGCTACAACAACCGGAGTCGCAGCAGAAGAATATCATGCAGGTGGTGCGGAAGGGTTTACCATTGACGAAATTTTGCGTCCTTACCAAGTAACCGCCATGTATTCCGGCATGACTTATCTTCGTCCATTTGCCATTTATGGGACAATGATGCCGGATGCAGAAGAACGTATTGCAGAGGGAAGCAAGGCGTATAAAGCACTTCTTGAAACTCTCTGA
- a CDS encoding excinuclease ABC subunit UvrA, producing MKLKNGVPDKIEIRGARVHNLKNIDASIPLGQLVGIAGVSGSGKSSLALGVLYAEGSRRYLESLSTFTRRRIAQAGKAVVDNIEHIPAAVALQQRPGIPSIRSTFGTATELLNHLRLMFSRLGSHCCPNGHLLDPTIDVAIGNKLHCPICGCDFDAPGAESFSFNGEGACEKCNGTGIVREIDNDALVPDTSLTINQGAVEPWKMFGISWMSKVAEEFGVRADIPFKDLSDTEKDIVYNGAEIQKLILIPSKNGKLFELNTTYRNARRAVEEALKKAETEKGLERINKYLHLCCCPECQGSRYNAKALSSLLGGKNIAEVSSMTLDELLAWITQIPNKIPESMRVMADSLVKELTNSAQRLIELGIGYLSLDRSATTLSTGERQRMQLARAVRNRTTGMLYVLDEPSIGLHPSNVEGLLGVMQDLISDGNSVVFVDHDIQVLRAADYLIEMGPGAGYNGGNIVALGNVDAIKNNRSSIIGRFLAGTEQTIIRDSIPEGHIFDNGYINIKTDRLHTVQPIDVDIPCGRLIAVTGVSGSGKTTLVLEELIPALEAQISGRPLPAYIKTVTNKTIKKIHLIDASPIGINVRSTVATYSNILDDLRKIFASLPQSKEKGYKAADFSYNTGILRCKTCDGTGQISMDMQFLPDVDMVCPECKGSRYDKSVEALKFHPDKKTNEQGVSLSEIMGLTVEQALKLFAGNKKIYEKLNLLNNLGLGYLTLGESTPALSGGEAQRLKLASEMDKPQNDALFVFDEPSIGLHPSDIRVLLMVFDRLVRNGATVMVIEHDLDIIANADYVIDMGPGGGEYGGRIVAAGTPQQIMANPESITGKYLNFELSKRK from the coding sequence ATGAAACTAAAAAATGGTGTACCCGATAAAATCGAAATTCGTGGCGCACGGGTGCATAATCTAAAAAATATTGATGCGTCCATCCCACTTGGGCAACTCGTTGGCATTGCGGGGGTGTCCGGTTCAGGAAAATCGTCTTTGGCTCTCGGTGTGCTGTATGCCGAGGGGTCAAGACGTTATCTTGAATCCCTGTCTACATTTACCCGGAGAAGAATCGCTCAAGCAGGGAAAGCAGTTGTTGACAATATCGAACATATCCCGGCGGCAGTTGCGCTGCAACAACGCCCCGGCATCCCAAGCATAAGAAGTACATTCGGTACAGCGACAGAGCTACTTAATCATCTACGACTTATGTTTTCCCGTTTGGGAAGCCATTGTTGCCCAAACGGACATTTGCTTGATCCTACCATAGATGTAGCGATTGGGAACAAATTACATTGCCCTATATGCGGTTGTGATTTTGACGCCCCCGGTGCAGAATCATTTTCATTTAACGGTGAAGGCGCGTGTGAGAAATGCAATGGAACCGGAATAGTCCGGGAAATCGATAACGATGCACTTGTCCCGGACACTTCTCTGACAATCAATCAAGGAGCAGTCGAGCCGTGGAAGATGTTCGGTATTTCATGGATGTCAAAAGTCGCCGAAGAATTTGGAGTACGGGCTGATATTCCGTTCAAGGATTTAAGTGATACGGAAAAAGATATAGTATATAATGGTGCTGAAATTCAGAAACTGATACTTATTCCATCAAAAAACGGTAAGTTGTTTGAACTTAATACCACATACCGCAATGCGCGCCGCGCAGTTGAAGAAGCGTTAAAGAAAGCCGAAACGGAAAAAGGTCTTGAACGAATAAACAAATACCTGCATTTGTGCTGTTGTCCCGAATGCCAAGGTTCTCGTTATAACGCCAAGGCTTTGTCATCTTTGCTTGGCGGTAAGAATATTGCGGAAGTTTCATCAATGACATTGGATGAACTATTGGCATGGATAACGCAAATCCCGAATAAAATTCCGGAAAGTATGAGAGTTATGGCAGATAGCCTTGTAAAAGAACTTACCAATTCTGCACAACGCCTCATAGAACTTGGAATAGGTTATCTTAGTCTTGACCGCAGTGCAACGACTTTATCCACTGGTGAACGGCAACGTATGCAATTGGCAAGGGCGGTTCGTAATCGGACAACCGGTATGCTATATGTTCTTGATGAGCCGTCAATCGGACTTCACCCGTCAAATGTGGAAGGCCTGCTCGGAGTGATGCAAGACCTTATAAGCGATGGAAATTCTGTTGTATTTGTAGACCATGACATACAAGTGCTCCGTGCAGCGGACTACCTTATAGAAATGGGACCCGGAGCCGGTTATAACGGAGGCAATATAGTTGCCTTGGGGAATGTGGACGCAATTAAGAATAACCGATCTTCAATAATTGGACGATTCCTTGCCGGAACAGAACAAACGATAATCAGAGATTCAATACCGGAAGGTCATATTTTCGACAATGGCTATATAAACATAAAGACAGACAGGCTACATACCGTGCAACCCATTGATGTGGATATCCCTTGTGGTCGTTTAATTGCTGTTACGGGAGTGTCAGGTTCCGGCAAGACAACCTTAGTTTTAGAGGAACTGATACCAGCCTTAGAAGCGCAAATATCGGGAAGACCGTTGCCTGCCTATATCAAAACAGTAACAAACAAGACCATCAAGAAAATCCATTTGATTGATGCTTCGCCTATCGGGATAAATGTCAGATCCACGGTTGCAACATATTCGAACATTCTTGACGATTTACGTAAGATTTTTGCATCTCTCCCCCAATCAAAGGAAAAGGGATACAAAGCTGCGGATTTCTCATACAACACTGGAATATTAAGATGTAAAACCTGTGATGGCACAGGGCAGATTTCAATGGATATGCAATTCCTGCCGGATGTTGATATGGTCTGTCCAGAATGCAAAGGTTCAAGATACGACAAATCGGTTGAAGCCTTAAAATTCCATCCTGACAAGAAAACAAACGAACAAGGTGTATCTCTTTCCGAAATTATGGGATTAACCGTCGAGCAAGCATTAAAACTGTTTGCTGGCAATAAAAAAATATATGAGAAACTGAATCTGCTTAATAATTTGGGATTGGGTTATCTGACGCTTGGTGAATCGACTCCGGCTCTGTCCGGTGGAGAAGCCCAACGATTGAAATTGGCGTCTGAAATGGATAAGCCGCAAAATGACGCTCTTTTTGTATTTGATGAGCCGTCCATCGGTTTACATCCATCCGACATTCGTGTTCTTTTGATGGTGTTTGACAGATTGGTGAGAAACGGAGCGACAGTGATGGTTATCGAACATGATCTTGATATCATAGCCAATGCTGATTATGTAATCGATATGGGACCCGGAGGCGGAGAATATGGTGGTCGCATAGTAGCAGCAGGAACACCTCAACAAATAATGGCAAACCCTGAAAGCATTACTGGAAAATATTTGAATTTTGAACTATCTAAAAGGAAATAG
- a CDS encoding helix-turn-helix domain-containing protein: protein MKKIPLYKFYRKKYHKELLMDLVDIAFIRPWLKKTPIYRDNFYRVIFITEGEAKLSVNNHITTVSKGQIVCSVPGEVWHWLSDNETLEGYVLLFEEAFLRSFFSDHLFLEKMPFFTPDRPSPYLQMDAILYEQVLNLLLLTKSEINRRENADTHFLRAMLYALLVLIGRADAKSGFGGYVNIPVSRHVEKFIRLVNEHFISEHNTEFYAGKLCVTTNYLNKIVKDALGTTTKLYIQERIMEEARKLLAYTNLSSAEIADILHFSTATYFNRFFTRNGGMTPQKFRESVSNPEN, encoded by the coding sequence ATGAAGAAGATACCATTATATAAATTTTATAGAAAGAAATACCACAAAGAACTGCTGATGGATTTGGTGGACATTGCCTTTATCCGTCCGTGGTTGAAGAAGACACCTATATACCGAGATAATTTTTATCGGGTTATTTTCATAACCGAGGGAGAAGCCAAGTTATCCGTAAACAATCATATTACAACAGTAAGCAAGGGGCAGATTGTTTGTTCTGTTCCGGGAGAAGTATGGCACTGGCTGTCAGATAATGAAACATTGGAGGGATATGTTTTGCTATTCGAAGAGGCATTTCTTCGGTCGTTTTTCTCTGACCACCTTTTCTTGGAAAAAATGCCGTTTTTTACTCCCGACCGTCCCTCTCCATACCTTCAAATGGATGCGATATTGTATGAACAGGTTTTGAATTTACTTCTGCTCACGAAAAGTGAAATCAATAGGAGGGAAAATGCCGATACGCATTTTCTGCGTGCCATGCTCTATGCGTTACTTGTCTTAATAGGGAGGGCAGATGCGAAATCCGGTTTTGGTGGGTATGTAAATATTCCTGTCAGCCGTCATGTTGAGAAGTTTATAAGGCTTGTCAATGAACATTTCATTTCAGAGCATAATACCGAGTTTTATGCAGGGAAATTATGTGTAACAACCAATTATCTGAATAAGATTGTAAAAGATGCGTTAGGGACAACCACCAAATTGTATATACAGGAACGTATTATGGAAGAAGCGCGAAAGTTGTTGGCATATACAAACCTGTCTTCCGCAGAAATTGCCGATATACTCCATTTCAGTACCGCCACTTATTTCAATCGTTTTTTTACACGTAATGGAGGAATGACACCACAAAAATTCCGAGAGAGTGTGTCAAATCCCGAAAATTGA